A single region of the Brachypodium distachyon strain Bd21 chromosome 3, Brachypodium_distachyon_v3.0, whole genome shotgun sequence genome encodes:
- the LOC100835865 gene encoding aspartic proteinase-like protein 2 isoform X1, producing MVPPPNAWAAVVLMAMLLAVVSSHGVGATSVFQVRRKFPRLGSKGGGDITAHLTHDSNRRGRLLAAADVPLGGLGLPTDTGLYYTEIEIGTPPKQYHVQVDTGSDILWVNCISCNKCPRKSDLGIDLRLYDPKGSSSGSTVSCDQKFCAATYGGKLPGCAKNIPCEYSVMYGDGSSTTGYFVSDSLQYNQVSGDGQTRHANASVIFGCGAQQGGDLGSTNQALDGIIGFGQSNTSMLSQLAAAGEVKKIFSHCLDTIKGGGIFAIGDVVQPKVKSTPLVPDMPHYNVNLESINVGGTTLQLPSHMFETGEKKGTIIDSGTTLTYLPELVYKDVLAAVFAKHPDTTFHSVQDFLCIQYFQSVDDGFPKITFHFEDDLGLNVYPHDYFFQNGDNLYCFGFQNGGLQSKDGKDMVLLGDLVLSNKVVVYDLENQVVGWTDYNCSSSIKIKDDKTGATYTVDAHDISSGWRSKWQKSLIQLLVTIVCSYSIY from the exons ATGGTTCCGCCGCCCAACGCTTGGGCAGCCGTCGTCCTCATGGCCATGCTGCTAGCTGTGGTTTCCTCCCACGGCGTGGGTGCGACCAGCGTCTTCCAGGTGCGCCGCAAGTTCCCTCGACTAGGCAGCAAAGGAGGGGGTGATATAACCGCCCACCTTACCCACGACAGCAACCGCCGTGGCCGCCTTCTTGCAGCTGCCGATGTGCCCCTAGGCGGTCTTGGCCTCCCCACTGACACCGG ACTGTACTACACGGAGATCGAGATAGGGACGCCGCCCAAGCAGTACCATGTGCAGGTGGACACCGGCAGCGACATCCTCTGGGTGAACTGCATCTCGTGCAACAAATGCCCCCGCAAGAGCGACCTCGGG ATAGATCTGAGGCTGTATGACCCCAAGGGATCATCTAGTGGGAGCACGGTGTCATGCGACCAGAAGTTCTGTGCGGCAACATATGGGGGTAAGCTACCTGGGTGTGCCAAGAACATCCCTTGTGAGTACAGCGTCATGTATGGTGATGGTAGCTCCACAACGGGTTACTTTGTCAGCGACTCCCTGCAGTATAATCAAGTCTCTGGGGATGGGCAAACACGTCATGCCAACGCCAGTGTCATATTCgg GTGCGGAGCTCAGCAAGGTGGGGATTTAGGCAGTACAAACCAGGCCCTTGATGGAATTATTGGTTTTGGCCAATCAAATACATCAATGCTGTCACAACTAGCTGCTGCAGGGGAAGTGAAGAAGATATTTTCTCATTGCTTGGATACCATAAAAGGAGGTGGGATCTTTGCTATCGGAGATGTGGTACAGCCAAAAGTAAAATCAACTCCATTGGTACCAGATAT GCCGCACTACAATGTGAATCTCGAGTCAATCAATGTTGGTGGTACTACACTACAACTTCCATCACATATGTTTGAAACGGGTGAGAAGAAAGGTACCATCATTGATAGTGGTACAACCCTGACATATCTTCCAGAGCTGGTTTACAAGGATGTCCTGGCTGCG GTTTTTGCGAAGCATCCGGACACAACCTTTCACAGTGTTCAAGATTTTCTCTGTATCCAATATTTTCAAAG TGTGGATGATGGGTTTCCAAAAATCACCTTCCATTTTGAGGATGATCTTGGATTGAACGTGTATCCACATGACTACTTTTTTCAAAATGGG GATAACCTGTATTGCTTTGGGTTCCAAAATGGTGGATTGCAATCAAAGGATGGGAAGGATATGGTGCTTTTGGGAG ATCTGGTCCTTTCAAATAAAGTGGTCGTGTATGACTTGGAAAACCAAGTCGTTGGATGGACTGATTACAACT GCTCCTCTAGCATTAAAATTAAGGATGACAAGACAGGGGCAACATACACTGTTGATGCACATGATATCTCCTCTGGATGGAGATCCAAGTGGCAAAAGTCCCTGATCCAGTTGTTGGTAACAATTGTGTGTAGTTACTCAATCTACTAA
- the LOC100835865 gene encoding aspartic proteinase-like protein 2 isoform X2 → MVPPPNAWAAVVLMAMLLAVVSSHGVGATSVFQVRRKFPRLGSKGGGDITAHLTHDSNRRGRLLAAADVPLGGLGLPTDTGLYYTEIEIGTPPKQYHVQVDTGSDILWVNCISCNKCPRKSDLGIDLRLYDPKGSSSGSTVSCDQKFCAATYGGKLPGCAKNIPCEYSVMYGDGSSTTGYFVSDSLQYNQVSGDGQTRHANASVIFGCGAQQGGDLGSTNQALDGIIGFGQSNTSMLSQLAAAGEVKKIFSHCLDTIKGGGIFAIGDVVQPKVKSTPLVPDMPHYNVNLESINVGGTTLQLPSHMFETGEKKGTIIDSGTTLTYLPELVYKDVLAAVFAKHPDTTFHSVQDFLCIQYFQSVDDGFPKITFHFEDDLGLNVYPHDYFFQNGDNLYCFGFQNGGLQSKDGKDMVLLGDLVLSNKVVVYDLENQVVGWTDYNC, encoded by the exons ATGGTTCCGCCGCCCAACGCTTGGGCAGCCGTCGTCCTCATGGCCATGCTGCTAGCTGTGGTTTCCTCCCACGGCGTGGGTGCGACCAGCGTCTTCCAGGTGCGCCGCAAGTTCCCTCGACTAGGCAGCAAAGGAGGGGGTGATATAACCGCCCACCTTACCCACGACAGCAACCGCCGTGGCCGCCTTCTTGCAGCTGCCGATGTGCCCCTAGGCGGTCTTGGCCTCCCCACTGACACCGG ACTGTACTACACGGAGATCGAGATAGGGACGCCGCCCAAGCAGTACCATGTGCAGGTGGACACCGGCAGCGACATCCTCTGGGTGAACTGCATCTCGTGCAACAAATGCCCCCGCAAGAGCGACCTCGGG ATAGATCTGAGGCTGTATGACCCCAAGGGATCATCTAGTGGGAGCACGGTGTCATGCGACCAGAAGTTCTGTGCGGCAACATATGGGGGTAAGCTACCTGGGTGTGCCAAGAACATCCCTTGTGAGTACAGCGTCATGTATGGTGATGGTAGCTCCACAACGGGTTACTTTGTCAGCGACTCCCTGCAGTATAATCAAGTCTCTGGGGATGGGCAAACACGTCATGCCAACGCCAGTGTCATATTCgg GTGCGGAGCTCAGCAAGGTGGGGATTTAGGCAGTACAAACCAGGCCCTTGATGGAATTATTGGTTTTGGCCAATCAAATACATCAATGCTGTCACAACTAGCTGCTGCAGGGGAAGTGAAGAAGATATTTTCTCATTGCTTGGATACCATAAAAGGAGGTGGGATCTTTGCTATCGGAGATGTGGTACAGCCAAAAGTAAAATCAACTCCATTGGTACCAGATAT GCCGCACTACAATGTGAATCTCGAGTCAATCAATGTTGGTGGTACTACACTACAACTTCCATCACATATGTTTGAAACGGGTGAGAAGAAAGGTACCATCATTGATAGTGGTACAACCCTGACATATCTTCCAGAGCTGGTTTACAAGGATGTCCTGGCTGCG GTTTTTGCGAAGCATCCGGACACAACCTTTCACAGTGTTCAAGATTTTCTCTGTATCCAATATTTTCAAAG TGTGGATGATGGGTTTCCAAAAATCACCTTCCATTTTGAGGATGATCTTGGATTGAACGTGTATCCACATGACTACTTTTTTCAAAATGGG GATAACCTGTATTGCTTTGGGTTCCAAAATGGTGGATTGCAATCAAAGGATGGGAAGGATATGGTGCTTTTGGGAG ATCTGGTCCTTTCAAATAAAGTGGTCGTGTATGACTTGGAAAACCAAGTCGTTGGATGGACTGATTACAACT GTTGA
- the LOC100836172 gene encoding RHOMBOID-like protein 2 produces the protein MANGGGEGKAGAGYQYGPYGVVREERQWWPWLVPAVLGACVTVFAVEMYNNDCPRHGSTLGGGDAPCVAGFLRRFAFQPLRENPLLGPSSATLEKLGALDWAKVVHQHQGWRLISCIWLHAGLIHLIVNMLSLLFIGIRLEQQFGFVRIGIIYLLSGFGGSVLSALFLRNHYISVGASGALFGLLGSMLSELIMNWTIYSNKAAAIITLLFIIVINLAIGILPHADNFAHIGGFVSGFLIGFVLLARPQFGWMERNELPQTDQPPKYKTYQYVLWGVALLLLLVGYVVTLALLFKGKNGNDGCHWCRYLNCVPTSRWKCGT, from the exons GTACGGGCCGTACGGCGTGGTGCGGGAGGAGAGGCAGTGGTGGCCGTGGCTCGTGCCGGCCGTGCTCGGCGCGTGCGTCACGGTGTTCGCCGTCGAGATGTACAACAACGACTGCCCGCGCCACGGGAGCACGCTGGGCGGAGGCGACGCGCCCTGCGTCGCCGGGTTCCTCCGACGCTTCGCCTTCCAGCCGCTCCGCGAGAACCCGCTCCTCggcccctcctccgccac TTTGGAAAAATTGGGAGCTCTTGACTGGGCCAAAGTTGTTCATCAGCACCAAGGGTGGCGCCTCATCAGCTGTATCTGGCTCCACGCTGGCCTAATCCATTTGATTGTCAACATGCTGAGCTTGCTATTCATTGGAATCCGCCTCGAGCAGCAATTTGGGTTTG TGCGCATTGGGATCATCTACTTGCTATCTGGCTTTGGTGGCAGTGTGCTCTCTGCACTGTTTTTAAGGAATCACTACATCTCTGTTGGCGCCTCTGGAGCTTTGTTTGGCCTACTTGGCTCTATGCTCTCTGAGCTTATTATGAACTGGACCATTTATTCCAACAAG GCAGCTGCCATCATAACTCTTCTGTTTATAATTGTGATCAATTTGGCAATCGGGATACTACCACACGCTGATAACTTTGCGCACATTGGTGGATTTGTGAGTGGATTTCTTATTGGCTTTGTGCTGCTGGCAAGGCCTCAATTTGGTTGGATGGAACGGAACGAGTTGCCCCAGACTGATCAACCTCCAAAATACAAAACATACCAGTATGTTCTGTGGGGCGTGGCACTCCTCTTGCTGCTAGTTGG ATATGTGGTTACCCTGGCATTGCTTTTCAAGGGCAAGAACGGCAACGATGGCTGCCACTGGTGCCGGTACCTGAACTGCGTGCCGACATCCAGATGGAAGTGCGGCACCTAG